In the Marinomonas algicola genome, one interval contains:
- the hpf gene encoding ribosome hibernation-promoting factor, HPF/YfiA family: protein MYTLNISGHHVKSDDETQALVKEKMDHLQRINNQITTINVILNSEKHATNEVIAEASVHIPGHDLFATAKTDKQLSTALDMLVSKLEKQLVKHKARHPTGRVHHVNAKDVESPVEKEYQAEFNELVEREVIN, encoded by the coding sequence ATGTATACTCTTAATATTAGTGGTCATCATGTAAAGTCTGACGATGAAACTCAGGCATTAGTTAAAGAAAAAATGGATCATCTTCAACGTATTAATAACCAGATAACCACAATCAATGTTATTTTGAATTCTGAAAAACATGCTACAAATGAAGTAATTGCAGAGGCAAGTGTTCACATTCCTGGCCATGATTTATTTGCAACGGCTAAAACTGACAAGCAGTTGTCTACAGCACTCGATATGCTGGTTAGCAAACTAGAAAAACAACTGGTAAAACATAAAGCCCGTCACCCTACAGGGCGTGTGCATCACGTCAACGCTAAAGACGTAGAAAGTCCTGTTGAAAAGGAGTATCAAGCCGAGTTCAACGAATTGGTTGAACGAGAGGTTATTAATTAG
- a CDS encoding FAD-dependent oxidoreductase, whose protein sequence is MKASKVIILGVITLAIALFFTYDLHTYLSLSFLKEQQSSFAELKAERPFLVTGIFFIGYIIVTALSLPGAAILTLAAGALFGLFQGLLIVSFASSLGATCAFLVSRYLFRESVQAKFGQNLKSFNKGMAKDGGLYLFTLRLVPAFPFFLINLLMGLTPIKTWRFYWISQVGMLAGTAVFVNAGTQLAQIDSLKGILSPGLIFSFVLLGVFPIIAKRIIAMVKSKKNLKHIKKPQSFDYNMLVIGAGAGGLVSSYIAAAVKAKVGLIERHKMGGDCLNTGCVPSKALIRAGHAAHDMRNAAKLGLSNVEPDVDFKAVFEGVHKVIKEVEPHDSIERYTDLGVDCITGDARVISPYEVEVNGKILTTKNIVIATGARPFIPDIKGLEQVKYHTSDTIWELTENPGRLIVLGGGPIGSELTQSFARLGAEVTQVERGPRIMPREDEDAAKWISDNFISEGVTLLTGHAAEEIIIKDGEKFLLCTYKDTRTDDTRDILIPFDTLLIAVGRSPNVRGIGLEEIGVEINERGALVVDDYLRTNIPNIYGVGDVIGSYQFTHTAAHQAWFAAVNALFGKFKQFTVDYRVIPWATFTDPEVARVGLSEDEAKAQNVSYEMVKFEIEELDRAIADRKTAGFVKVLTVPGKDKILGVTIVGNHAGDLIAEYVQAMKYNIGLNKVLGTIHIYPTMAEANKYAAGEWKRAHVPHKLMTYVEKFHKWGRGK, encoded by the coding sequence ATGAAAGCGTCTAAAGTTATCATTTTAGGGGTCATCACGTTAGCGATTGCACTCTTTTTCACCTACGATCTGCACACCTATTTGAGCCTGTCGTTTCTTAAAGAACAGCAATCCTCTTTTGCAGAGTTAAAAGCGGAGCGTCCCTTCTTGGTTACTGGCATTTTTTTCATTGGATACATAATTGTAACCGCCTTGTCATTACCTGGAGCGGCCATTTTAACGCTGGCCGCAGGCGCATTATTCGGTTTGTTTCAAGGGCTATTAATTGTCTCTTTTGCCAGTTCGTTAGGTGCCACTTGCGCCTTTTTGGTTTCTCGCTATTTATTCCGAGAATCCGTGCAAGCTAAATTTGGTCAAAATTTAAAATCGTTCAATAAAGGGATGGCGAAAGATGGGGGGCTATACCTGTTCACATTACGCCTTGTACCGGCCTTTCCATTTTTCCTAATAAACTTACTAATGGGCTTAACGCCAATAAAAACATGGCGTTTCTATTGGATAAGCCAAGTCGGCATGTTAGCTGGTACGGCCGTTTTTGTTAACGCAGGAACACAACTGGCTCAAATTGACAGTTTAAAAGGCATTTTATCTCCTGGGCTTATTTTTTCATTCGTTTTACTTGGTGTTTTTCCCATAATAGCTAAGAGAATCATCGCTATGGTTAAATCAAAGAAAAACCTTAAACACATAAAAAAACCTCAGTCATTTGACTACAACATGCTGGTCATTGGTGCTGGGGCAGGCGGACTCGTGAGCTCTTACATAGCCGCTGCAGTCAAAGCAAAAGTCGGCCTAATTGAGCGACATAAAATGGGCGGAGATTGTCTAAATACAGGCTGCGTTCCAAGTAAAGCCTTAATTCGCGCTGGCCATGCTGCTCATGATATGCGTAATGCAGCCAAGCTGGGCCTATCCAACGTAGAACCAGATGTTGATTTTAAAGCTGTTTTCGAGGGAGTTCATAAAGTCATTAAAGAAGTTGAGCCGCATGACTCAATTGAGCGCTATACTGACTTAGGTGTTGACTGCATTACTGGCGATGCAAGGGTCATTTCTCCCTATGAAGTCGAGGTAAACGGCAAAATATTAACCACAAAAAATATTGTGATTGCTACGGGGGCAAGACCTTTTATTCCAGACATTAAAGGCCTTGAGCAAGTTAAATACCATACTAGCGATACCATTTGGGAACTAACAGAAAACCCTGGACGATTGATCGTACTTGGCGGCGGCCCTATTGGCAGTGAGTTAACCCAGTCCTTTGCTAGGCTTGGCGCCGAGGTGACTCAGGTTGAACGTGGCCCAAGAATCATGCCGCGCGAAGATGAAGACGCCGCGAAGTGGATTTCAGATAACTTTATTAGTGAAGGCGTAACGCTGCTAACTGGACACGCTGCCGAAGAAATCATTATCAAAGATGGTGAGAAATTTTTACTTTGCACTTATAAGGACACCCGCACCGACGACACCAGAGACATTCTCATTCCTTTCGACACCTTACTGATTGCGGTAGGCCGCTCCCCGAATGTGCGCGGCATTGGGTTAGAAGAGATCGGTGTTGAGATAAATGAACGCGGAGCACTGGTCGTTGACGATTACTTAAGAACCAACATCCCCAACATCTACGGTGTCGGCGATGTGATCGGTTCTTATCAATTCACCCATACAGCCGCTCATCAAGCCTGGTTTGCAGCTGTAAACGCTCTCTTTGGAAAGTTCAAACAATTTACCGTAGATTATCGCGTGATTCCATGGGCGACATTTACCGACCCTGAGGTTGCTAGGGTGGGTCTTAGTGAAGACGAAGCAAAAGCGCAAAACGTTTCCTACGAAATGGTAAAGTTTGAAATTGAAGAGTTAGACAGAGCGATTGCCGATCGTAAAACGGCGGGATTTGTGAAAGTGTTGACTGTCCCTGGAAAAGATAAAATTCTTGGCGTCACCATAGTTGGCAATCACGCAGGGGATTTAATCGCAGAATACGTCCAAGCGATGAAATATAACATTGGATTAAACAAGGTGCTCGGAACCATACACATTTATCCAACTATGGCCGAGGCCAACAAATACGCAGCCGGAGAATGGAAACGCGCCCATGTGCCCCATAAGTTGATGACCTATGTCGAAAAATTCCACAAATGGGGTCGAGGAAAGTAA